The window AGTCTTATGATCAAGTCTCATAAATTcatcaatttgattttgaagaatAATTCTACAATGCTTATTGCAGGTTATTGGCTCTTATGTGGGAATTGCTACAGTTGGAATTTTTGTCTTGTGGTACACTCAAGCTTCTTTTCTAGGCATCAATCTTGTTGGTGATGGCCATACAATCATAGAACTCTCCCAGCTTCTCAACTGGGGAGAGTGCCATTCGTGGCCTAACTTCACGGCCACGCCATTCACAGTCAGTGGCGGCCGAGCAATAACATTCTCAAATCCATGTGACTACTTCTCTGTTGGTAAAGTGAAGGCTATGACTCTGTCCCTCTCTGTATTGGTTGCAATTGAGATGTTCAATTCCCTAAATGCCCTCTCAGAAGAGAATAGCTTGAGAAAGATTCCACCTTGGAGGAACCCTTGGCTTATGGTAGCAATGTCAATATCATTTGGACTCCATTGCCTCATACTCTATACTCCATTCCTTGCTAATGTGTTTGGTGTTGTTCCACTTAGCTTGAATGAGTGGTTTTTGGTGATTCTTATATCAGCACCTGTTATTCTCATTGATGAGATTCTTAAATTGGTGGCTAGGAATCAAAGGAAGGTGAAAAAGGAGAAAGTAGCATGATCAAGCCAAATTCTTTGATAGATTTTTATTCTTTTGTCTTTTAGGAAAGTTATTACAGTTCATTAATTTATGTAAAGGAATTTGTCACTTTAAATGTTCATCATACAAAGTTTATCTTAGGCATCTTGTTCAATACCCCTCCATTTTTTTACTACCTGATGAAACAAAAGTTACCAATAAAAGAACCAATAAAAAAGAATCTTAGTATCTGGACTATGATTCATGATTTGTAACAAATTAACAATGATATAAGGAATTGTATTCAAAATATGGTTTAACTTAATTATGATGGAAGCTTAAGGCCTTAAACCGTCTTCAAAAAGTAACACATTTCATGACACTTGAACAAAGTTCAATctaatatttgtttatttatactTAGTGAGTAATTATAAACCAATTATGCCAGTACTTTCGCCTTGATCACATTAAGGTTGTCGAAAAAATTTCATCAACAGTTACAAACATTCCGTCGAACACCTGGCGTGCCATCTACAGGTTCAGCGGAACTGAAAGTTCAGAAAAACAAGagtcaaatacaaaaatatattccGTTGCCGGGACTTGAACCCGGGTCTTTCGGGTGAGAGCCGAATATCCTGACCAACTAGACTACAACGGATTGATGTTCATGtcgtaattatttattttgaaaacattgtataataatttatttttgggaCACATGTCTATGATTAGATAAAAAGGACCAGCCCAAAtcttttaatgttaaaaaaatatgaagTTGGGGGAAAAAAAAGCAATAAGACAAAAGTGTGGGGCTAACAGATCCAATCCATTTAGAAAATAACAATAGCTTGATTGAACAACTTAGTTGCAcagttccaaaaaaaaaaaaaaaaaaaatacaacttaGTTATACCCAAGGCTTTGATCTAATGATTATCATGTATGTTTCGTAACAAGTGCATACCAGTTCAAAATTTGGTTAGATTAAGTAGTGGATGGAACCTTAAGTATTGTGTATGTGAATGTAGTGTAGATAAATTTGTAATGTCTGGAATTGAAGGCTGTTCAATTCAattgacaaaaacaaaaataacttgattTAAGATAACTAAGTTGAGTTAGTCTAAGATTTGCttactaatttatttaaataattatcgaaaatttaaattttatcttgtgCATACAATTAttgtttgataaaaaataaagagtTGGTTTGAGTTTAAAAGAAAATCCCTCCCATAAGCAAAGCTTAATCGCAAAACAAATAATATATTCCAACGAGTGTCAATCATCCCACGACGCCCCTAAATTGCACAAAAACTTCAAAAAGCCAGATGTTGGGTATAAATTAAATGATGCCACACAACATCTATATGtgtggatttttttttctttcaatttatacCATACAATCTCTCTAATATTATGTTAGCTATTACCTTATAGAGATATAGGCCAatacacaaatataaaataaaatacaccaAACTAACTTGGTTTGGTTGAGCAGTCAGCTAATTTATCCATTTAAATacgtattataaatttaaattccaTTTTATATATAAAGTAATTCATTGACTAACAACAAATTCTTAAATAGAATTCATATTGGAACTAGAGAACATTGTGAACgactaaaaaaaaatacaatatacaTCACTTATTTTTGTTAGTGCAATAAATTACTACaaatttatatgatttggatcaaattttttaaaaataaaaaattgataaaataaaaaataaaagtctaatattttttaataaaaaaaatataaaattcatataTGATAAAAGTtgaaaatcaattataattaaactttttttttccttttttaatctAGCATTTTTTTCATATGATGCTATAAGTACTATATTCTTTGTATTAATTGTTTATGATATATAAGTACATTCAATAACCAACATTGCATTACTCGAGTGATAAGTAATAAAGTTGTCTTAATAACATAATTTGAATACTGctgataaatataaaagaaactaatcttttaattattttattgttcttttaaatatacattaaaagttaaaacagacAAAGAATTATTAGGGTTCACTATATTTCCATTTATTTCACCTTGAGGGGGGAAATAACAATGCAAGAACACAACAATATAATATGATGTTCAAAGAAAGTACTTGATTAATCTTTAGCATTTTGATGCATGAGCTGGTTCATCAATGTCCAAGGCCACACCCTAATAAAACATTCAAGGAAAATTCTTAAATGATTAGACTATTAAAGCATAGCATTTGCAAGATATAAACAATGATATTAATTAGGGGaaagcaaaagagaaaaaaaaaaaaaaaagggaaaaaaaggtgGTAAAATTGGTGGAAAAGGAAAAGTAATTATCTCCATCCATGCATTAAGCCTTAAattaaggaaaagaaaaagagtgaTATGAAACTAGACAGCTCAACCATATTCAACAAATGAAGATTCATAGTTCTATAACATGagacataataattaataaacatcACCACCATAACCAAGGTAAAGAAAATTGagattttatgtaaaataaaaaaaataaattaagtacataaaatataaaattttaataaaatttaaatcataaaatcgTTAAACataataatacaaattttataaaatcgatTGACTCTTTTAAAAACATCGCCATAACTActttttagaaaattttgatCAATTCCTACTTATGGTTTCCCTTTTTTGCCTAAAAAGAATTCAACCATTTACTGAAGTACTATAATACATCAGCAACAGAAAACCATCAATGTTCAAGGCAATAGAGTCCAATAATAGTtccaaataatattaaaattgtgAGACAAAAGCTGGCCCACATTTCATTGCCTATTCTTtggtttagttttcttttaatattgttaaactaaaaataataaaaaataattatttacaaaacaaaattttaaataaggattattttaaaaattatattttgtgggaattaattttacaataaaatggAAGAACAAATATTTATTAGCACCTCACTACATGTTCtaccaaaaaatatattaattaaatattctaCCTTCAGCATAAAATTAAttcattataaaaatattatgcgTATACTAAAAATCAATCACTCtcacaaattaaaattcaatttcctGAATAATTTTTACTTCACATATCATTATGATattgttttatttaataataatttcacACTAGTGATTCAACAACTACCTTATCTTGCTCTTTCTTTTTTCCCCACCAAGACCAAAAACTTTAGAATCAAAGTTGCATTTAAATGCTCTACACTAGGACCAATTAAAGACTTAGACCAACAAACACATAGTTATTACCTTTTTATTTCAAGCTTCTTAGTGTTCTTGACATGAAAATGAATGGTGTTGAGGCTGAAAAAAAACAATATAATgagagtgagaaaataatagggTATTATGATGATGATGTGAATGAGAAAATAGATTATGTGTTTAAGGTTGTGGTGATTGGAGATTCATCAGTGGGAAAGACTCAAATGCTCTCAAGGTTTGCAAAGAATGAGTTTTGCTTTGACTCTAAGTCAACCATTGGTGTTGAGTTCCAAACTAGGACTCTCACCATTAATGGCAAAGTCATCAAGGCTCAGATCTGGGATACTGCTGGCCAAGAAAGGTtcattcatgttttttttttcctttctttttttagttaaatCCTTAAATAAAATAGTATAACTAAACAATCTCACTACGTTACCAACAGAatttctgccaacttctgccagctcttatttataactgtgtttaatgaaagtgtctttgtggatgtgtctaataaaaatgtattttttatgattgtgtttaatagaagtgtctttatagatatattttatggatgtgtctctttatatatgtgtttaaaatataataactaattattattgGCAATAAGTTcacagataatatgttggtaccctatactttttcatGACTAAAATATTACTTCTACTCAgacattttatattaatagtggAATTGacctttttatataaataatgatACATATTTGTTTGAGCAAtaatgttatatacttatatgactaataaatgtttattatttttaatcaacattcgatcaataaaaaaaatttctagttGGTCAAATGTTGTtcaaaatgataaattttattgattaggTAACATTACTCTTAATATAATGTAAAGTGTAATTTTTGTTGATCTTTTATGAGACTAAGTGATATTACATAAACACAACATGTCATGAATTGCTACACTCAAATTAAACTGACCTCTTTATAAGTCTAAGGTGatcaattttataaatataaaaaaaaagtgagtaCCATATTTTATAAAATGCAATTTTAATTTGTTCAGTGTTATATAACCGAAATTTCTGTAAATTATTAAATTGTAAATTGTATTGTTGATGATATATTAGGTACAGGGCAGTGACAAGTGCATATTACAGAGGAGCATTAGGGGCAATGTTGGTATATGACATAACAAAGAGAGAATCATTTGATCATGTTACAAGGTGGATTGAAGAACTAAGATCACATGCAGATAGCTCCATTGTGATCATGTTAATTGGTAACAAATGTGACCTTGTTGACCTAAGAATGGTGTCAACTGAAGATGCAATTGAATTTGCTGAAGAACAAGGCCTTTTCTTCTCTGAGACTTCAGCACTCAATGGTAACAATGTGGAAAGTGCTTTTCTTAAATTGCTTCAAGAGATTCATAATAGGGTTGTTTCTAAGAAGAAAAGTTTGGAATGTGGTAGTGGTGATGATGACATTATTGGTAATGGTGGTAATAATAGTAGCAACACACTTAAAGGATCTAAGATTGATGTAATTTTAGGTCATGAATTGGAAATTAGTGAGATGAAGAAGTTGTCTTCATGCTCATGTTGATCTTGGAAAAGGTTaatgttgaaagaaaaaaaatatttgatggtattatataatatttaattgtcCTTTTTATTGATATTTGTGTTCAGGGGAAAGGattattttagtctttaatatttGGGACGAATTATAATTTAGTTTCTAACATTTTAAATAATTTCAGTTTCAAAAAGCTTTTAAACATTATATTTAatcccaaaaaaattttaaatgggtTCAATATTGtccaattattaaatttaatacaaaCAATTCGCTTATTAAAGAGCCAATAGCTTTCAATTTCAATATGTAAGTAAGATCGATTCACCAATGatcattaatataaatttttttttctttaactttGAAGTGTTAGATGAttgatggttagaatttgaaattttgtaCAAAAAAAATTGAGGAGAAGAAGTGTTACAACAAAATtttggttatatttttctaaCACATGAAAGAATATATGATTTAATTAGTGTTGGTGGGTCCCCAACTAAGTGGGGCCtacaaattaaaaaagataaaagtagCTAATAAGCCACCGTAAAAAGGGAGAGATTTAGAGAAAGAGAGTGTGTGTCAAGCTTCTTtcattttttgaaagaaagaaacgaAATAGAGAACTTCGActgagagaagaaaaaaaattggagaaaaaAGGCATGctattttaatttgattgaaCCAGTaaatttattctatttctaatgaaattttataatgttatttttagtATAGAGATGAATATTAGGATATAACTTATTACTTatattgcctttttttttttgtctgatttgagatacccacttttgtAGAGGGTTTATATTGATTTCATCAATTTTGAtagatgtattttgttgattgttgagatgcacTAGTACCACTAAAAAGACTGATTGTGTACCCATTATGTTAATAGTAGAAAATTTTACTAGATTAGATTACGTGGATTTTTTGTTCCTCTTTTGGGGTTTTCCCACGATAAAATTCTGGTGTTTGATTATTTAACTTTTTCCATTATATTTGTTgtttggagtatctttggtattgcGTATTTAATCGCACAAgttgtgaaaaaattattttttttagtgctTTTATTATTAGATAGATTCTTATTGAACCTCAGTTTTCCCAATAAAGTGGTATCTAGAGCTTTGGTTGTTTATTTCTGTGCTGATTAAATAGAGCTTTGGTTGTTTATTTCTCTTATAGTCACTTGGGAGTGTTCGACTGTAAGGAttttgttcacattccaagagatgaaaggtcCAAACTTGATTGAAAGTCAAAGCAGTGTATTTTCATGGGTTATGGTTACGAAgactttttgttacaaattatgggATTCGTtgagtaaaaaaataattagaagtcGAGATGTGATTTTTTTAAGACCAAACTATTGAAGTTTTTGAGAAGATAGATAAACCAACAATAACTGTTAGACGTTCTACTGATGATGAACTTGGTCCTTTCACTAGACCTCCTGTTGATGGGGAagatgtacaagttgataatgtcggtgatgatttgcatgatgaacctATACCTCAATCTGAGGTGCCAGATGCAGAAGTTTCACCAGATGTTGAAATCTCCCCTAAACTACCAGTTAAGCCTGAATTGAGAAGATTACTAGAGAGCATCATTCTTCTCAGAGatactctcctcatgagtatgtgatgaacactAAGACTGGAGAGCCAGAGCATTACCAGGAAGCTATGTCTGATGAGCATAAGAaagattggttgaaggccatacaagaagaaatgaaatccttgcatgagaatcatatgtttgaattgttaatGCTACCGAATGGTAAAagagcattcaagaataaatgggtgttcaaaTTAAAAACGAATGAAAATGTCTCACGGACAAGGTACAAAACTTGATTGGTTGTAAAAGGTTTTGAGTaaaagaaaggtattgattttgaggaaattttctctccagttgtgaagatgtcctctGTTCAAGTTGTACTTGGATTTGCTgctagcttgaatttagaggttgagaAACTTGATGTGAAGGCTGTATTCCTTCACGGTGacataaataaagaaatttaTGTGTAGCAATCAGAGGGTTTCGAGGTTAAAAAAAAGGAGTAtcttgtatgcaagttgaagaagaacttatatgggttgaagcaagtACCATGGCAGTGGTACTtgaagtttgattccttcatggaaggtcatgtgtatagtaagacttcttctTATCATTGTGTGTATGTTAAGAAATTCTCTAATGGTGACTTTATAATTTTCTtactttatgttgatgacatgttgattgttggtcatgaTACTAAGAAAattgaaagtcttaagaaagacttgaacagatcctttgctatgaaAAATTTAGGTCTTGCAAAAAAAATTcttggcatgagtatcactcgtgacagGAAGAATGGAAAACTGTGGTTGTCACAGAAGAAGTATATTGAGAAGGCTTTAGAGAGGTTTAGtatgagtaattccaaacctattagtactccacttgctagtTATTTTCAAGCTGAGTTCGCGGCAATATCCTACAAGTGAAAAAAAGATAgcagaaatgaagaagattccgTATGCATATGCAGTTAGCAGTTTGATGTATGTTGTGATTTGGACCAGGACGGATATTGTTCATGCCGTTGAAGTTGTTAgtcagtttctctctaatcctggcaAGGAACACTGGCAAGCAGTAAAGTGGATTCTTAGATACCTTAATAGCACTTTCAGAGTTTGTTTATGCTTTGGGAGTGTCCAACATGTGTTGGATAGTTACACAGATGCGGATATGGCTGGAGATCTTAATTCAAGAaagtctacttctggttatatgatgacttttgcaggGAGAGCTGTGTCGTGACAATCTCGACTGCATAAATGTGTTGTTTTGTCTATTACAGAGCCATAATACATTGCTGTTGTTGAAGCTTCTAaggaactcttgtggatgaagaaatttctacaaaagttagacatcaatcaagagaagtttgcATTATTTTGTGACAATTAGAGTGCTATACATCTCAGCAAAAATCTGACATTTCATTCCAGATCGAAGCAcatagaggtgaggtatcattggatacgtcaagCGGTTGAGATGAAAtcatatgcacttgagaagatccatactgatgataacggttcagatatgatgactaagaTTTTACCTATAGTGAAGTTTGATTCCTGCAAAGAAAAGGCGGGTTTGGTGGAATAGCCTATCCCCACTTGAGTTGGTGAGGGAGAGATTTGTTGGTGGGTCCCAACTAAGTGGGGcccacaaattaaaaaaaaaaaagaaaagttgcTAATAAGCCacaagagagagagggagagagagagaagaagaaaattggaGAA is drawn from Arachis hypogaea cultivar Tifrunner chromosome 12, arahy.Tifrunner.gnm2.J5K5, whole genome shotgun sequence and contains these coding sequences:
- the LOC112726538 gene encoding ras-related protein RABA3, whose translation is MKMNGVEAEKKQYNESEKIIGYYDDDVNEKIDYVFKVVVIGDSSVGKTQMLSRFAKNEFCFDSKSTIGVEFQTRTLTINGKVIKAQIWDTAGQERYRAVTSAYYRGALGAMLVYDITKRESFDHVTRWIEELRSHADSSIVIMLIGNKCDLVDLRMVSTEDAIEFAEEQGLFFSETSALNGNNVESAFLKLLQEIHNRVVSKKKSLECGSGDDDIIGNGGNNSSNTLKGSKIDVILGHELEISEMKKLSSCSC